DNA from Bordetella genomosp. 13:
TGGCCGACAGCACCACCAGAACCGCCGTGGTCCGCGCGTCCAGCTGGAACAGCTGCGTGGCCAGCACCCAGGCCACCAGCGGCATGGCGGCCAGCTTCAGCGCCGCGAACGGCAGCATCCCGCTGGCGGCCCACCAGCGCCGCTGGCCCGAGATGAAGATGCCCACCGCCACCAGCGAGCAAGGGATGGCCGCGGTGCCCAGCGTCTGGAACAACCTGTCCATGGCGGGCGGCGGCGCGCCCAACAACAGCGCATAGACGATGCCGCACACCACGGCGATCAGCAGCGGATTCACCGCCAAAGCCCGCGCGATCTTCAGCGCCACCGCGCGGCCGGCGCCGCCGCGCTGGCGCTCGGCCTCGAGGAAGAACAAGGTCAGGCTCAGGTTCAGCACGGCCAGCACCGTGGTGGCCAGCACCGCGGGCAGCGCGGCATCCTGGCCGAAGGCCGCCACGCACAGCGGGATGCCTATCATCGCGGTATTGCCGCACGTCGTGTTCATCGAGCGCACGCCCATCGCGCCCCAGCCGTCGCGCCGCGCGATCAGGCTCAACATGCAGGTCAGCAGATAGCCCACCAGCACCGAGGCGGTCCAGGCCAGCAGGAACCCGCCCTGCACGATCTCGGCGCGCGGCGTGCGCGCGATCACGATGAACAGCAGCGCGGGAAACGCCAGGTAGTACACCAGCCGGTTCAGGCCGTCGGAATGCGCGCTGTTCATCCATCCCAGCCTGCCCGCGCCGAAGCCGCAGGCGATCAGCGCGAATACCGGAAAGATCACGTCGAACAGACCTGAAGTCATCGCGCCTCACTTGAACTTGGTGATGGTGGCCTGCGCGATCGCGACCAGAGTGTCGCGGCCGCGCAGCTGGCTGTGCACCTCGGCCTGGCAGACGATCAGCCGGCCGGCGACCTTCACCGTGCGGCCACTGGCCCGCAGCCGCTCGCCCACGGCCGGCGCCAGCAGGTTGAGCTTGTACTCGGCGGTGACCACGTCGCCCGCCACCGAAGCCGCGGCCCACGCGCAGGCGCTGTCGGCCATGAAGCTGACCACGGCGCCGTGCGCGAATCCGTGGTGCATGGTCAGCTCGGAACGCAGGACGATGGACAGCGTGGCCGCGCCCGCGCCGTACTCCTCGAGCTGGGCGCCGATCCACACGGCGAACGGCGTGCGCGCAATCACGGCGTCGATGGCCTCGCGCGGGGTGCCGGCCTCGGCCGGCGTCGCGGCGGGATGGGCTTGGGCCAGGTTCATGCTTCCTCCGCGTATACCGTTGCCTCGCTTGCGGCGGCGCGTCCGCGCCTGGGCCCGACCTCGGGCATGGCGTCGGCAAGCAGACGTTCGCGGCTGGCGGCGCGGCGCACCTTGCCGCTGGACGTCTTGGGCACCGCTCCGGGTTCGACGAAGCGCAGCTCGTGCAGCATGATGTCGAACTCTTCCAGCACGGCGCGGCGCACGTCCCGCGCGGCCGCTTCGGCATCGAAGTGCAGGCGCTGCGTTCTTTCCACCTCGATCACCAGCCCCGTGCGCACCTCGCCTCCCTCGTCCGGCAGCGCGAAGGCGGCCGCCCCGCCCGGACGCAGGCCCGGATGGGCACGCTCGGCGACCAGCTCGATGTCCTGCGGATACAGATTGCGGCCGCGTACGACCAGCATGTCCTTCAGGCGTCCGGTCACGTACAGCTCGGCGTCCTGCAGATAGCCGAGGTCGCCCGTGCGCAGATAGCGTGTGCCCGAGGCGTCGCCGCGCATGCGTGCATGGAAGGTCTCCTGGCTGGCCTCGGGCCGGTTCCAGTACTCCAGCGGAATGTGCGGCCCGCAGACCCAGATCTCTCCGACGCTGCCCTCGGGCAGCGGCGCGCAGCTGTGCGGGTCGACGATGGCCAGCCCGCTGCCCGGCACGGCCGTGCCGCAGCCCACGATGTCGTACCGGTCATCATCGCCGCGCGGCGGGGCGCAGACGTCCATCGCCAGCCCCTGCTTGCTGACCGTGCGCAGCACCGGACGCGTGGCGGCGCCCCCGCCGCTGACCAGCAGCGTGGCCTCGGCCATGCCGTAGCAGGGGTACATGGCCTCGCGGCGGAAACCCAGCGGCGCGAAGGCCTCGCAGAAGCGGCGCACCGTGTCCGCGCGCACGGGCTCCGCGCTGTTGAAGGCGACTTTCCAGCACGACAGGTCCATGCCGCCGCGCAGGATGCGCGTCATGCGCGCGACGCAGAGGTCGTAGGCATAGTTCGAGCCTCCGCTGGTGTGGGCGCGGTAGTCGGATATCGCCTTCAGCCAGAGCCACGGCGACTGCGCCATCTGCGAAGGCGCCATCAGCACGCACAGCCCGCCCAGGTAGAACGGCTCCAGCACGTTGGCTATCAGGCCCATGTCGTGATAAAGCGGCGCCCAGCCCACATAGGCGGCGCCGGGAGGGTTGCGCAGCGCCAGCCGCTGCATTTCAAGATTGGCGAACAGATTGGCCTGGCTGACGTGCACGCCCTTCGGAGACGAGGTGGACCCCGAGGTGTACTGCAGGAAAGCCGTGGCGCTTTCGAAGCGGGGTGTGCGTAACGAGGTGCGTAGCGAAGTGCGCCGCGACGCCCCCTGATCCGGCTGCAAGCCCTGCGCCGCCGCGCGCAGCGACTCGAACGACAGGCCCAGCGCGCGCACGCCGGCCAGTCCAGGCAGGGCATGCAGTTGCTGCGCCGCCGCCGCGACCTGATCCTGCGGCGCCAGCAGCACGGCGGGCCGGCAGTCCGCCGCGATGGCCAGCGACGCATCGCGCAGGCGGCCGTTGCGCACCGGCACCACGGGCACGGGCACCATGCCCGCATAGTGCGCGGCAAAGAACGACACCACGAAGGACAGGCCGGACTGGAACATGAGCAGCACGCGATCGCCGGGCGCGGCGCTCGACGCCAGTTCCTTCGCCAGCGCGCCGGCGGCGGCGTCGAGCTCGGCGTAGGTCAGGACCTCGGCCTCGACGTTCTCGGGCCCCAGGAAGACGAAGGCGCGCGCGGCGCCGCGCGTGCGCGCCCAATGCCGCGCCAGTGAAGCCAGCGAGCCGGCGGCCGCCGGCGGATCCACAGGGATGTCGCTCATGTCAGCATCTCCAGGTTGGGATGGGCCGTCGCGATGCGGGCCTGCGCAGCCAGCTCGGCATCGATGTGCGCCTGCAGCGCCGAGGTGCCCTCGGCATCGAAGAAGTGCGCGCCGGGCAGTGTGGCCACGCGCGCATGGCCGGTGGTCTCGTGCCGCCAGGCCGCGATCTCGTCGGCATCCAGAATCGGATCGTCGTGCCCGCGAAACGCGTGGATGGGCAGCGCCAGCGGCGCCTCGCGCGGGCGTGCATACATGTCGGACAGCCGCAGGTCGGCCCTCAGCGATGGCAATACGAACTCACGCCACTTCGCGCTGGCCAGCAGCGAGGGCGCCATGCCGCCCATGCACGCCAGCGCGTCCAGCAGCTCGTCGTCCGGGCGGTCCCACAGCGGGCGGCCGCGCAGCGGACACGCCGGCGCGCGGCGTCCCGACACCACCAGCAGCGCGGGTTGGGGCTGCCCGCGCCGCCGCAGCGTGCGCGTCAGTTCGAAGGCCACGAGCGCACCCAGGCTGTGTCCGTAGAACACGAAGGGCGCGTCGCCCGCCTCCGCGCGATGGCGGGCGAAGGCGTCGGCCAGCGGCCCCACGATGTCCGCCACGGTGACCGCCGCGTGTTGCGCTGGCTGCCCCGCACGACCGGGCAGTTGCACCGCGCATACGCGGGCGCCGGCGATCCGTCCGCGCCGCCAGCCTGCGTACGAGGCCGCGCTGCCGCCGGCGTGGTGGAAGCAGTACAGCCGCACCGCGTCGCGCGCCGCGGGCTGCGCATCCTGGGCAGGAAACCATTCGTGCGTCTGCATCGCGGCCACCCGTCTACGCCGCGCGCCGGACATGGTCCGGCCCGGCACGATGCACGCGCAGCGGCAGGCGCCGCGGTCCACGCAGGATCAGGCTTTCGGTCTGCCACTGCACCTGGGGTTCGGCCAGGTCGATGTCGACGTAGCGGGCCAGCATGGCGGCCAGGCAGCGTTCGGCCTGCACCCGCGCGAGCAATCCGCCCAGGCACGAGTGCATGCCCACGCCGAAGCCCACGTGTCCAGGCCCCTTGCGCGACAGGTCGTAACGCTCGGGATGCTCGAAGACTGTCTCGTCGCGATTGGCCGACCCCATGCACAGCAGCAGCTGCTCGCCCTGCGCCA
Protein-coding regions in this window:
- a CDS encoding fatty acyl-AMP ligase, with amino-acid sequence MSDIPVDPPAAAGSLASLARHWARTRGAARAFVFLGPENVEAEVLTYAELDAAAGALAKELASSAAPGDRVLLMFQSGLSFVVSFFAAHYAGMVPVPVVPVRNGRLRDASLAIAADCRPAVLLAPQDQVAAAAQQLHALPGLAGVRALGLSFESLRAAAQGLQPDQGASRRTSLRTSLRTPRFESATAFLQYTSGSTSSPKGVHVSQANLFANLEMQRLALRNPPGAAYVGWAPLYHDMGLIANVLEPFYLGGLCVLMAPSQMAQSPWLWLKAISDYRAHTSGGSNYAYDLCVARMTRILRGGMDLSCWKVAFNSAEPVRADTVRRFCEAFAPLGFRREAMYPCYGMAEATLLVSGGGAATRPVLRTVSKQGLAMDVCAPPRGDDDRYDIVGCGTAVPGSGLAIVDPHSCAPLPEGSVGEIWVCGPHIPLEYWNRPEASQETFHARMRGDASGTRYLRTGDLGYLQDAELYVTGRLKDMLVVRGRNLYPQDIELVAERAHPGLRPGGAAAFALPDEGGEVRTGLVIEVERTQRLHFDAEAAARDVRRAVLEEFDIMLHELRFVEPGAVPKTSSGKVRRAASRERLLADAMPEVGPRRGRAAASEATVYAEEA
- a CDS encoding AEC family transporter, with the protein product MTSGLFDVIFPVFALIACGFGAGRLGWMNSAHSDGLNRLVYYLAFPALLFIVIARTPRAEIVQGGFLLAWTASVLVGYLLTCMLSLIARRDGWGAMGVRSMNTTCGNTAMIGIPLCVAAFGQDAALPAVLATTVLAVLNLSLTLFFLEAERQRGGAGRAVALKIARALAVNPLLIAVVCGIVYALLLGAPPPAMDRLFQTLGTAAIPCSLVAVGIFISGQRRWWAASGMLPFAALKLAAMPLVAWVLATQLFQLDARTTAVLVVLSAMPPASTGFVIAQRYGTLVDESASMLVFSTIVSVVTLAVLLAWVQA
- a CDS encoding PaaI family thioesterase yields the protein MNLAQAHPAATPAEAGTPREAIDAVIARTPFAVWIGAQLEEYGAGAATLSIVLRSELTMHHGFAHGAVVSFMADSACAWAAASVAGDVVTAEYKLNLLAPAVGERLRASGRTVKVAGRLIVCQAEVHSQLRGRDTLVAIAQATITKFK
- a CDS encoding thioesterase II family protein — encoded protein: MQTHEWFPAQDAQPAARDAVRLYCFHHAGGSAASYAGWRRGRIAGARVCAVQLPGRAGQPAQHAAVTVADIVGPLADAFARHRAEAGDAPFVFYGHSLGALVAFELTRTLRRRGQPQPALLVVSGRRAPACPLRGRPLWDRPDDELLDALACMGGMAPSLLASAKWREFVLPSLRADLRLSDMYARPREAPLALPIHAFRGHDDPILDADEIAAWRHETTGHARVATLPGAHFFDAEGTSALQAHIDAELAAQARIATAHPNLEMLT